The Saccharopolyspora gloriosae genome window below encodes:
- a CDS encoding sugar transferase: MSIADLRPGPGPMPCALRSPVRTGERAAPRLLPVVLWPVVDAAALTAVAFAMGVPGLPGALYVAVVLVVLAVDGGQRLRICLRVGDQVPRLAGAAAVPAALLVPWTESGWLAPAGAGALVLARGAGGAGMRAAHRRGLLVEPVLIVGAGPVGTRLARALREHPEFGLRPAFLADGPAGDGTPVLGRPQRLGELVVRHRATRVILCAGDTDADLVSIVRDCRPLPAEVYLVPSLPELGVAVPQRFLDEVWGVPLVPLRRFAHTGAAVRAKRAFDVVVAGALLVLLAPVLLVLAAAVRLGGGGAALFRQRRVTGAGRSATVVKLRTVPVGSEQGWSVCATDTTPLSRWLRGTHFDELPQLGNVLRGEMSVVGPRPERPCYAERFAREIPRYHDRHRVRGGMTGWAQVHGLHGDTSIPERAEFDNRYIENWTPWLDVVVVARTVGIVLTTAMGGGQR; the protein is encoded by the coding sequence ATGAGCATCGCCGACCTGCGGCCCGGCCCCGGCCCGATGCCGTGTGCGCTGCGCTCCCCGGTGCGAACCGGGGAGCGCGCGGCGCCGCGGCTGCTGCCGGTGGTGCTGTGGCCGGTGGTCGACGCGGCCGCGCTGACCGCGGTCGCGTTCGCGATGGGTGTGCCGGGGTTGCCCGGCGCGCTGTACGTGGCGGTGGTGCTGGTGGTGCTGGCCGTCGACGGCGGGCAGCGGCTGCGGATCTGCCTGCGCGTCGGGGACCAGGTGCCGCGGCTCGCGGGGGCCGCCGCGGTGCCCGCGGCGCTGCTGGTGCCGTGGACCGAATCCGGGTGGCTGGCACCGGCCGGCGCGGGCGCGCTGGTGCTGGCGCGCGGTGCGGGCGGCGCGGGGATGCGCGCGGCGCACCGCCGGGGCCTGCTCGTCGAGCCGGTGCTGATCGTCGGCGCCGGTCCCGTCGGGACGCGGCTGGCCCGCGCGTTGCGGGAGCACCCGGAGTTCGGCCTGCGACCGGCGTTCCTCGCGGACGGACCGGCCGGGGACGGGACGCCGGTGCTGGGACGCCCGCAGCGCCTCGGTGAGCTGGTGGTCCGCCACCGGGCCACCCGGGTGATCCTCTGCGCCGGGGACACCGACGCGGACCTGGTCTCGATCGTGCGGGACTGCCGGCCGCTGCCCGCTGAGGTCTACCTGGTGCCGAGCCTGCCGGAGCTGGGCGTGGCGGTGCCGCAGCGCTTCCTCGACGAGGTCTGGGGAGTGCCGCTGGTTCCGCTGCGCCGGTTCGCGCACACCGGCGCGGCGGTGCGCGCGAAGCGGGCGTTCGACGTGGTCGTCGCCGGTGCGCTGCTGGTGCTGCTGGCGCCGGTGCTGCTGGTGCTGGCCGCGGCGGTGCGCCTCGGCGGGGGAGGGGCCGCGCTGTTCCGGCAGCGCCGCGTCACCGGCGCCGGCCGGTCGGCCACCGTCGTCAAGCTGCGCACGGTGCCGGTCGGCTCGGAGCAGGGCTGGTCGGTGTGCGCCACCGACACGACGCCGCTGAGCCGCTGGTTGCGCGGCACCCACTTCGACGAGCTGCCGCAGCTGGGCAACGTGCTGCGCGGCGAGATGTCCGTGGTGGGGCCGCGCCCGGAGCGGCCCTGCTACGCCGAACGGTTCGCCCGCGAAATCCCGCGCTACCACGACCGGCACCGGGTGCGCGGCGGCATGACGGGGTGGGCGCAGGTGCACGGCCTGCACGGGGACACCTCGATCCCGGAACGGGCCGAGTTCGACAACCGCTACATCGAGAACTGGACGCCGTGGCTGGACGTGGTGGTCGTGGCCAGGACGGTCGGCATCGTGCTGACCACCGCTATGGGGGGAGGACAGCGATGA